Proteins from a genomic interval of Spirochaetota bacterium:
- a CDS encoding response regulator produces MKSPHDFPAINPKKPDGIKPNGIPYKVMVIEDKEFHRKQIIQILESEGYEVIAAAANGAEALKLYDSLAADLDLITTDLDMPKLDGYALMYELSQKKPKAKIVFISDETTKGVLADLLKMGAADFILKPIQRGTILERVKAVLQKK; encoded by the coding sequence ATGAAGAGTCCACATGATTTTCCTGCAATTAATCCTAAAAAACCTGATGGCATAAAGCCCAACGGCATACCCTATAAAGTAATGGTAATAGAGGATAAGGAATTTCACCGTAAACAAATAATTCAAATTTTGGAATCGGAAGGTTATGAAGTTATAGCTGCAGCCGCAAATGGGGCGGAAGCATTGAAATTATACGACTCGCTTGCAGCAGACCTTGACCTCATTACAACTGACTTGGATATGCCTAAGCTAGATGGATATGCATTGATGTATGAGTTGAGCCAAAAGAAACCAAAAGCAAAGATAGTATTTATCAGTGATGAGACAACGAAAGGTGTATTGGCAGATTTATTAAAAATGGGGGCTGCTGATTTTATATTAAAGCCCATTCAACGGGGGACTATTCTGGAACGTGTTAAGGCAGTGCTGCAGAAAAAGTAA
- a CDS encoding DUF362 domain-containing protein translates to MAKVYFADLQMSSRENIISKIKKLFNKLEVRSIINEKDFVAVKTHFGEYGNVAYLPPAIIRAFVDCVKDLKANPFITDTNTLYRGSRSNAIDHCKNAEMNGFTLFSCGAPIIIADGLRGNDFREIPASGKWYSSVKIASAIHDADAIIVVSHVKGHELYGFGGAIKNIAMGCAPPAMKQSLHSDLKPKVKQALCTSCGACIKRCPAFAISFDENKKAFIDSNKCFGCGECTVICVYNAIPVVWKTDASALFERTAEYVKAFRELKKNKVAFFNFIMNVSPECDCCYWNDMPIVPNIGIFASSDPVAIDKASVDLINKAMPLPGSRIAGKDASKDNITALYPVQWNYLFDYASSIGAGDSAYELIKI, encoded by the coding sequence ATGGCAAAGGTATATTTTGCAGATCTACAAATGAGCAGCCGTGAAAATATAATAAGCAAAATCAAAAAATTATTTAATAAATTAGAGGTTCGTTCCATAATCAATGAAAAAGATTTTGTGGCAGTTAAAACTCACTTTGGTGAATATGGCAATGTTGCATATTTACCACCAGCGATAATACGAGCTTTTGTAGATTGCGTTAAAGACCTGAAAGCAAACCCGTTTATTACCGATACCAATACGTTGTATCGTGGTTCGCGAAGTAATGCCATTGATCATTGTAAGAATGCTGAGATGAATGGTTTCACCCTTTTTTCGTGTGGAGCACCTATTATTATTGCTGATGGATTACGGGGCAATGATTTTAGAGAGATTCCTGCTAGCGGCAAATGGTATTCAAGTGTTAAGATAGCTTCGGCTATCCATGATGCTGATGCAATAATTGTGGTAAGCCATGTAAAAGGTCATGAGCTATATGGATTTGGTGGAGCAATAAAAAACATAGCAATGGGTTGTGCTCCACCTGCAATGAAACAGTCATTACATTCAGATTTAAAGCCAAAGGTTAAACAGGCATTATGCACATCATGTGGTGCCTGTATAAAGCGTTGCCCTGCATTTGCAATTTCATTTGATGAAAATAAAAAAGCATTTATCGATAGCAATAAGTGTTTTGGGTGTGGTGAATGTACTGTAATATGTGTATATAATGCAATACCCGTTGTGTGGAAAACGGATGCTTCTGCATTGTTTGAACGCACTGCAGAGTATGTGAAAGCGTTCAGAGAACTTAAAAAAAATAAGGTTGCTTTTTTCAATTTTATTATGAATGTGTCACCAGAATGCGATTGCTGTTATTGGAATGATATGCCAATTGTGCCTAATATTGGTATATTTGCATCTAGTGATCCTGTTGCCATTGACAAAGCCTCTGTTGACCTTATTAATAAGGCCATGCCATTGCCTGGTTCACGTATAGCTGGTAAGGATGCATCCAAGGATAATATAACCGCATTATATCCTGTGCAATGGAATTATCTTTTTGACTATGCATCATCTATTGGTGCAGGTGATTCTGCATATGAGTTAATTAAAATTTAA